A segment of the Nitrosospira briensis C-128 genome:
GTCGGTACATCCAGGTAGGCAAGTGTATTGCGCAAGTGTTGCTGCGCCATGGCTGTGCCCGCGGCCCCTAGTGAGGCGCCTATCACCCCCGCTGGTTTGCCGGCCCAGGCATTCGCCCCATAGGGGCGCGAGGCATGATCGATTGCATTCTTGAGCACGCCCGGCATCGAACGATTGTATTCGGGTGTGACGAACAGTAGCCCGTGGGCATTCGTAATTTCGCTCTTCAATCGCTTGACTGCCGGTGCCTGGTTGCCATCGTCGTCCTGATTGTAGAGTGGCAGATCGCCGATCAGGGATTGTTTGAATGTAAGCTCCGGCGGAGCCAGTCGCATCACTGCGCCAGCCAGTTTGCGGTTGAACGAATCACGGCGAAGGCTGCCGATCACTATCGCAATGCGATATTGGCTCATGTGGGATTTCCTTATGAAAAATTGCAGAAAATGAATATGCGTGTTTCGCGTTCAGCAACCATACTTGGCAGCCTATCGGACTTAAAGGAAATCGGCTGCAAAAGCGTCTGGATGGTTCCTATTTCGCCGCTTTTTCGACCAATAGAATAACTATTGGCCTTCAAAATCCTCAAAATCTGTCCTCACCCAGCCACTTTTTCGCTACGATTCTTCAAGTTCGACAGGCTGCTAGGAGACACCTCGAATATACCAAAACTTGACTACTGCTGGCGTTGGTCTAATAGTTAAAAAGGCTATTCAATGATAACGTTCTTTGTATCCATAATATAGCAGCAAAAGAACGGAACCTCATTCCGCGCTCTGCACTGGTGCGGGGGCAATATCTGGATTCAGGAACTAATGAGCCATTTGCAGGCCAGGGTTGCGTTAATTATTCATCTTATCGGGAGAATTAGAATGCTGGGTGATGAAAAATCGGTAGTCCTGTCATTCGATGACGGGCCAGCGCCCCTGGCAGCACTTGAAAGCATCCTGCAGACGCTGCGACAGGAGGAAATCAAGGCGGAGTTTTATGTTCTGGGCGACGAGGTAAGGCAGTATCCTGAAGCGGCAAGAATGATTGTCGGTCAGGGGCATGACATCCAGAATCATTCGTGGAGTCATTCGGATCTTGAACGGGCGACGGAACAAAGCGTGCGCAGTGAACTGGAACGCACCCAGAACATAATCGAGAAAACCACCGGCGTAACGCCGACTAAAATCCGTCCGCCATACGGTGCGGGGGGATTCAGTGGACACCTCGATCCGGAGCTGGTCGAGGTGGCACGGGCCCTGTCCCTGGACATCGTAACCTGGGACATCGATACCGAGGATTGGAAAGCCCCGCAAGGTCTGGGACCGGAAAAAATAAACAATATCGAGAGTCAGTTCGAGCAACAGCCGCGTAAGGAATCCTTCAATATCCTGATGCACGTGCAAATGGGGACTGCCAGGGACCTCCCGGCTTTTATCTCCCGGTTAAGGGAATGGGGGTTTACCATTGCGGAACCGTAATGGACCGCAGTGACGAGCGTCAGCCGGCGTATCATTTGCGCCGGGATGATGGCCTCTGCGGCTCCGCATTGTTGTCATTGTTGTCTATGCTGTTATCGAGCCCGGCGATCGCAGCTCGGGAAAACCGGGAATATGATTGCAGGCCGGATATCAAATATGAGTGCACCGTAGACCAGTGCGAAAAGATAGTCAGCGATTTCCAGCATGCCGAGTGGTTCGCCTACAGTACGACAACCGGCGAGTTATCGGCTTGTTTATGGACGAACTGCTACGCAGCCAAGGCGACCGTATTCAGGGACCCGGCCTCGGGTAACCTTACGGCGATGGGTAAGCTGATACCAACTGCGCATCCCGGAAATGAGCCGATAATCGTTTCATTGACAATCGGTACCGGAAATAACGATACCGCCAACTTTACGGCTGTCTGGGGGTATCGTAACGAGGGGTTGACGTTTGACATCGGTAAGTGCGCGCTTCGAGAGTTGCGCTGAGGTCGGTCACGACACCCCACACCTGCAGTTTTGTCGTGTTCTTGAAAGCATATCGGCGCGTAGGCGGGATTTTCCGCGTGCAGTTCGATCACGCCATTCTGGCGGTGCAGCCGCTTGACCGTGTATTCGTTGTTGATGACGGCCAGCACGATATGCCCGTGCCTGGGCTCGATGGAACGGTCAACCACTAGCATATCTCCATCGTTGATGTTGACACCGGTCATGGAATCGCCGATTACCCGGAAAAAAGGTCGCGGTCTTGTTGCGTACCAGGTACGTGTTGAGATCGAGAGCGGATTCCGCGTATTCGTCCGCCGGAGAAGGAAAGCTCGCCGGGATGCGCTGCAATAGCAAGGGCAAACGATAGAGCGGAGCGGAGAGCGCAGCCTGCCGAAGATGGGGCAGGGGAGGCTCATTGCGAAGCGGGAGAATGTTTGCCATGAAATACGTCCTGGTGCAATATGAAAAAATATGACTTTGTCTTGAAAGGATAGACGATATATGCGGACGCTACGGACTGAATCATTCCCATCCAGTGTTGACGGACTGGTACCGCGCCTCATACATTCCGGAATTGAAGCCCCGATACAATATCGCGCCGGCGATGGAAATACTTGCCATGCGCGAAACCGAGCCCGGCCGCATCGGTTCAACGATGCGCTGGGGCCTGATCCCGCATTGGGCGAAGGATACGAAAAAACTGCCGGTGATGAACAACGCCAGGGCGGAGACAATCGCTGAAAAGCCCATGTTCAAGCAGTCTTTTCGCCAGCGGCGATGCCTGATCCCCGCTTCCGGATTTTTTGAGTGGAAAGCAGAGGGCACGAGCAAGCAGCCATATTTTATATCTAGCCGGGACGGTGCGCCATTTTCCTTTGCTGGGATATGGGGCACCTGGACGGCAGATACGGGAGA
Coding sequences within it:
- a CDS encoding NADPH-dependent FMN reductase, translating into MSQYRIAIVIGSLRRDSFNRKLAGAVMRLAPPELTFKQSLIGDLPLYNQDDDGNQAPAVKRLKSEITNAHGLLFVTPEYNRSMPGVLKNAIDHASRPYGANAWAGKPAGVIGASLGAAGTAMAQQHLRNTLAYLDVPTLGQPEAFIHVKEGLFDENGDIGIEDTRKFLQNWMDHYVAWVKKLAV
- a CDS encoding polysaccharide deacetylase family protein, with the protein product MLGDEKSVVLSFDDGPAPLAALESILQTLRQEEIKAEFYVLGDEVRQYPEAARMIVGQGHDIQNHSWSHSDLERATEQSVRSELERTQNIIEKTTGVTPTKIRPPYGAGGFSGHLDPELVEVARALSLDIVTWDIDTEDWKAPQGLGPEKINNIESQFEQQPRKESFNILMHVQMGTARDLPAFISRLREWGFTIAEP
- a CDS encoding SOS response-associated peptidase, coding for MCGRYGLNHSHPVLTDWYRASYIPELKPRYNIAPAMEILAMRETEPGRIGSTMRWGLIPHWAKDTKKLPVMNNARAETIAEKPMFKQSFRQRRCLIPASGFFEWKAEGTSKQPYFISSRDGAPFSFAGIWGTWTADTGESIDSCTIITIECNALMQPIHDRMPVILSPEDWAAWLDPESKQDEILLSLLKPFDAERMQAWAVSSAVGRVTNQGEELIRPNTNNHQ